One genomic region from Gadus morhua chromosome 9, gadMor3.0, whole genome shotgun sequence encodes:
- the gpia gene encoding glucose-6-phosphate isomerase a has translation MGLTNDPNYQKLEQWYKANVGNLNMRKMFEAESDRFSKFSKTLATDDGDILLDYSKNIINEDVMAILFAMAKSRGVEEAREKMFSGDKINFTEGRAVLHVALRNRSNTPIHVDGKDVMPEVNGVLNKMKAFCHKVRSGDWKGFSGKAITDVVNIGIGGSDLGPLMVTEALKPYSEGGPNVWFVSNIDGTHLAKTLAQLNPETSLFIIASKTFTTQETITNAESAREWFLKTAKDQSTVAKHFVALSTNAPKVKEFGIDTNNMFEFWDWVGGRYSLWSAIGLSIALHIGFENFEQLLSGAHWMDNHFRSTPLEQNVPVLLAVLGIWYINFFQAETHAMLPYDQYMHRFAAYFQQGDMESNGKYITKDGARVGYHTGPIVWGEPGTNGQHAFYQLIHQGTRMIPADFLIPAQSQNPIRDSLHHKILAANFLAQTEALMKGKTSEEARGELVAGGLGGEALDKLLPHKVFEGNKPSNSIVFKKLTPFMLGALVAMYEHKIFVQGVMWDINSYDQWGVELGKQLAKKIEPELKSADEITSHDSSTNGLISFLKQNFA, from the exons ATGGGACTTACAAATGATCCAAACTATCAGAAACTGGAGCAATGGTACAAAGCCAACGTTGGAAACCTCAATATGAGGAAAATGTTTGAAGCAGAGAGCGATCGATTCAGCAAATTCAG TAAGACTCTTGCGACTGACGATGGAGACATCCTGCTGGATTACTCCAAAAATATCATCAACGAGGATGTCATGGCTATTCTTTTTGCTATG GCCAAGTCGAGGGGAGTTGAGGAGGCAAGAGAGAAGATGTTCTCAGGGGATAAAATCAACTTCACAGAG GGTCGTGCTGTTCTCCACGTTGCCCTTCGTAATCGCTCTAACACGCCCATCCACGTGGACGGCAAAGACGTCATGCCAGAGGTCAACGGGGTTCTGAACAAGATGAAGGCCTTCTGTcat AAAGTGCGCAGTGGCGATTGGAAGGGCTTCAGTGGAAAGGCCATCACGGATGTGGTCAACATCGGCATCGGAGGCTCTGACCTG GGACCGCTCATGGTTACGGAGGCCCTCAAGCCCTACTCTGAGGGAGGGCCAAACGTGTGGTTTGTGTCCAACATCGACGGCACACACCTCGCCAAGACTCTGGCTCAGCTCAACCCAGAGACCTCCCTCTTCATCATCGCCTCCAAG ACGTTCACCACCCAAGAGACCATCACTAACGCAGAGTCAGCGAGGGAATGGTTCCTGAAGACTGCCAAGGAC CAATCCACCGTAGCCAAGCATTTTGTGGCCCTCTCTACCAATGCA CCCAAAGTCAAGGAATTCGGCATTGACACCAACAACATGTTTGAGTTCTGGGAT TGGGTTGGAGGCCGCTACTCGCTGTGGTCCGCCATTGGTCTGTCCATTGCACTGCACATAG GCTTTGAAAACTTTGAGCAGCTTCTCTCTGGGGCTCACTGGATG GACAACCATTTCCGCAGCACTCCATTGGAGCAGAACGTGCCGGTGCTGCTGGCGGTGCTTGGCATCTGGTACATCAACTTCTTCCAGGCAGAGACCCACGCCATGCTGCCCTATGACCAGTACATGCACCGCTTCGCTGCCTACTTCCAGCAG GGGGACATGGAGTCCAATGGAAAGTACATCACTAAAGATGGTGCCCGGGTCGGTTACCACACCGGACCCATCGTCTGGGGCGAGCCAGGCACCAACGGACAGCATGCTTTCTACCAGCTCATCCATCAAG GCACCCGCATGATTCCTGCAGACTTCCTGATTCCTGCCCAGTCCCAGAACCCAATCAGAGACAGCCTTCACCATAAG ATTCTGGCGGCCAACTTCCTGGCCCAGACTGAGGCGCTGATGAAGGGGAAGACCTCCGAGGAGGCCCGCGGGGAGCTGGTGGCTGGGGGGCTGGGAGGAGAAGCCCTGGACAAGCTCCTGCCCCACaaa GTATTCGAGGGGAACAAGCCTAGCAACTCCATCGTCTTCAAGAAGTTGACTCCCTTCATGCTGGGAGCACTGGTTG CCATGTACGAGCACAAGATCTTTGTACAGGGGGTGATGTGGGATATCAACAGCTACGATCAGTGGGG GGTGGAACTGGGAAAGCAGCTCGCCAAGAAGATCGAACCGGAGTTGAAGAGCGCCGATGAGATCACCTCCCACGACTCCTCTACCAACGGGCTCATCAGCTTCCTCAAGCAGAACTTCGCCTGA
- the hsd17b2 gene encoding 17-beta-hydroxysteroid dehydrogenase type 2, translating to MTCRMEVSEGLFWGCAVCTLATALYVWLWGQGGGCLAGLGAAATLALEGQLYNGGFHGVFGVLTMCCCFGVHHLIRERSDEFLPMHGKSVLITGCDTGFGHALAKELSDRGVQVFAGVLDEHGSGAQELKKHGSHRLEVLQLDVTDHSQVDRALRHVTAAQLGEGGLWGLVNNAGVLCCLADAEILPFTTFRRCMEVNYLSAVYLCQVFLPLLRRSKGRIVNVTSMGGEVPFCFFSAYGASKAALGCFSRVLRMELAAWGVKVVVIQPAGFRTNIFKGCEESKKKILQNLPSVICRDYGETYVCSMQDCLSKVGQQSPEDLRPVLNDMCHALMAPSPKARYTPGQMAWLLPLLYHLCPTVISDKLLKGHKFVDCEPAGLSPKAGSELTRT from the exons ATGACTTGCAGAATGGAAGTCTCAGAGGGCTTGTTCTGGGGCTGTGCTGTTTGCACCCTGGCCACAGCTTTATACGTATGGCTgtggggacagggagggggttGCCTTGCTGGGTTGGGGGCTGCAGCCACGTTGGCCCTAGAAGGTCAGCTGTACAATGGGGGCTTCCACGGCGTCTTTGGAGTGCTTACTATGTGCTGTTGCTTTGGTGTACACCATCTTATTCGGGAACGAAGCGATGAGTTTTTGCCCATGCATGGAAAATCGGTGTTGATAACAG GCTGCGATACAGGTTTCGGCCATGCACTGGCCAAGGAGCTCAGCGACAGGGGGGTACAGGTGTTTGCTGGTGTGCTGGATGAGCACGGTTCTGGGGcccaggagctgaagaagcaTGGGTCCCACCGTCTGGAGGTGCTACAGCTGGATGTGACGGACCACTCTCAGGTGGACCGGGCGCTCCGGCACGTAACGGCAGctcagctgggggagggag GTCTCTGGGGTCTGGTAAATAACGCAGGCGTCCTTTGCTGTTTGGCTGATGCCGAGATTCTGCCCTTCACAACCTTCAGAAGATGCATGGAGGTCAACTACCTGTCTGCTGTCTACCTGTGTCAGGTGTTCCTTCCTTTGCTTCGGAGATCGAAGGGCAGGATAGTCAATGTCACCAGCATGGGAG GTGAGGTGCCCTTCTGCTTCTTCTCTGCCTATGGAGCCTCAAAGGCAGCTCTTGGTTGCTTTTCCAGAGTGCTGAGAATGGAGCTGGCTGCTTGGGGTGTAAAAGTGGTTGTCATTCAACCTGCAGGCTTCAGAACGA ACATCTTCAAAGGCTGTGAagaaagtaaaaagaaaattcTCCAAAATCTACCGTCAGTTATCTGCAGAGACTATGGGGAGACGTACGTTTGCTCCATGCAAGACTGCCTCTCCAAAGTGGGCCAACAGTCGCCAGAGGACCTGCGACCCGTGCTGAACGACATGTGCCACGCACTCATGGCTCCATCCCCCAAGGCCCGCTACACCCCGGGACAGATGGCCTGGCTGCTACCCCTCCTCTACCACCTCTGTCCCACGGTCATCTCCGACAAGCTCCTTAAAGGCCACAAGTTTGTTGACTGTGAGCCAGCAGGTTTAAGTCCAAAAGCTGGTTCCGAGTTGACTCGGACTTAG
- the LOC115550974 gene encoding uncharacterized protein LOC115550974: MAKFNDKFSPHITVQQTGVRPPLEKCVTCCTSIHCPFCSPDKFKPTIRSRVCKHLEGHLLRAVQLKDYTIYKCNLECWKKRAHFHCPSCTLLFDRRFRLLKHMAKCFAQVLEVVDQAATTNNSDHEEDVNMVFSGHMEEVQCKQEAPEIQVDIMDDVHSTRDNTENQVHIIEDCQSTRDATENQVHIMEDCHSTRDATENQVHIVEDVHSSQEAKVATAQVRRSKVVVSCPRCAIGILKKNLNLHLLRKHSEHHRMEVTSKSNVRSEGLDSAKRRCSKTRQSCQHKSIAKWHSCQECPAVFQKVRSSQYISENQPIQTGTLENTSVSEDDFTRYPPEGEDLKKMVEYISQHKRLPTTLPDHLRKHMSDYPRSFIPEEEFCTVCPGAVSLSRPIVITEKAKILTIDGIVQDVSTFCRKCEDCGMIYRYQEFTDGVHNFNDYLLLGLHFCLFLRYQLQTNQAVGSAVQALEQLTKTKFPPADSVMHGYLHFEAMSSHSYDFSCVCCGDHPPIVIMDLHKKGAFHQTVSDLQSPPDDYKGEVNMEDFWDSVSNEHIALGFLTSIQMNPYAVSPSFDFWAPWIGERTRRSAVALNTEFQKLQTPKVPGENAEWTVTEDHLLNELLNQEVEVVRKLCEECDLDPGGSRMDLILRLKDEMKTPESFEKVFQKIWGASGGWAAILCPCGIVYSLKGLLRAGSPRDFADLLLSWAHVPNKVVYDFSSVLARQMNLRAPESVPFAPHEGRLVAPTTQNIGGANEGSLKVNLTWLTEKKNPADERSHPLTGSSESYALRDTSEDSGNVLSRVGLAPELSGRINTQVVQQFFSQMRECNYFLTQSSPSTNIFLLRNILHHRNVRVNESSTGQI, translated from the exons ATGGCGAAATTTAACGACAAG TTCAGTCCGCACATTACAGTCCAGCAGACGGGTGTCAGACCTCCCCTGGAAAAGTGTGTCACCTGCTGTACATCCATCCACTGCCCATTCTGCAGTCCGGATAAATTCAAGCCTACCATAAGGAGTAGGGTCTGCAAACATTTGGAAGGACACCTATTACGAGCAGTCCAGCTCAAAG ACTACACCATCTACAAATGTAATTTGGAATGCTGGAAGAAGAGAGCACATTTTCACTGTCCCTCTTGTACACTGTTATTTGACCGGAGATTTAGATTATTAAAGCATATGGCAAAGTGTTTCGCTCAAGTTCTTGAAGTGGTGGATCAGGCTGCCACCACAAACAATTCAGACCATGAGGAGGATGTCAACATGGTTTTCAGTGGCCATATGGAGGAGGTCCAATGTAAGCAGGAAGCCCCTGAGATCCAGGTTGACATAATGGACGATGTCCACAGTACTCGGGATAATACAGAGAACCAGGTCCACATTATAGAGGATTGTCAGAGTACTCGGGATGCTACAGAGAACCAGGTCCACATTATGGAGGATTGTCACAGTACTCGGGATGCTACAGAGAACCAGGTCCACATTGTGGAGGATGTCCACAGTTCTCAGGAGGCAAAAGTTGCTACTGCGCAAGTGAGGCGGAGCAAGGTTGTGGTGTCTTGTCCCAGGTGTGCAATAGGGATCCTCAAAAAAAACTTGAATCTGCATCTTCTACGAAAACACTCTGAACATCACCGCATGGAAGTAACGTCAAAGTCGAATGTACGCAGTGAAGGTTTAGATAGTGCCAAGCGTCGCTGCAGCAAAACAAGACAATCGTGTCAACACAAATCCATTGCCAAGTGGCACTCTTGCCAGGAGTGCCCTGCTGTCTTCCAAAAGGTCAGGTCCAGCCAGTACATCTCAGAGAACCAACCTATTCAAACCGGTACTCTGGAAAACACAAGTGTGTCAGAGGACGATTTCACTCGCTATCCACCCGAAGGAGAAGACCTGAAAAAAATGGTTGAATATATTTCCCAACATAAGCGGCTTCCAACGACACTGCCCGATCACCTTAGAAAACACATGAGCGACTACCCTCGATCCTTCATACCAGAGGAAGAATTCTGCACTGTCTGCCCTGGGGCTGTTTCTCTAAGTCGTCCGATTGTGATAACGGAAAAGGCCAAGATTCTGACCATTGATGGCATTGTACAGG ATGTCTCTACATTTTGCAGGAAATGCGAGGACTGTGGCATGATTTACCGATATCAGGAGTTCACGGATGGAGTTCACAATTTCAATGATTATCTCCTCCTCGGACtacatttctgtttgtttttgaggTACCAGCTCCAG ACTAATCAGGCTGTTGGGAGCGCTGTCCAGGCCCTTGAGCAACTGACGAAGACCAAGTTCCCTCCAGCTGATAGCGTGATGCACGGGTACCTTCATTTTGAAGCCATGTCCAGCCACAGCTATGATTTCAGTTGTGTATGTTGCGGTGACCACCCCCCCATTGTGATAATGGACCTTCACAAAAAAGGGGCTTTTCATCAGACAG TGAGTGACCTCCAAAGCCCACCTGATGACTACAAAGGGGAAGTGAATATGGAGGACTTCTGGGATTCTGTTTCCAACGAACATATTGCCCTTGGTTTTTTGACAA GTATCCAAATGAATCCATACGCTGTTTCGCCCTCCTTCGATTTTTGGGCACCATGGATAGGTGAAAGAACCAGGAGGTCAGCAGTGGCGCTTAACACAGAGTTTCAGAAACTTCAAACCCCCAAGGTTCCAGGAGAAAATGCTGAGTGGACTGTGACCGAGGACCATCTCCTGAATGAGCTCCTGAATCAGGAG GTTGAGGTGGTCAGAAAACTATGTGAAGAGTGTGACCTGGACCCGGGGGGATCAAGGATGGACCTCATCTTGAGATTGAAAGACGAGATGAAGACACCAGAGTCCTTTGAGAAGGTGTTCCAAAAAATATGGGGCGCATCAG GAGGTTGGGCGGCAATACTCTGTCCGTGTGGCATAGTCTACAGCTTGAAGGGGCTTCTTAGGGCAGGAAGCCCCAGAGATTTTGCTGACCTTTTGCTCTCTTGGGCACACGTGCCCAATAAAGTAGTTTATGACTTTTCAAGCGTGCTAGCAAGGCAGATGAACCTAAGGGCCCCGGAAAGCGTCCCCTTCGCTCCACATGAGGGAAGACTGGTGGCTCCGACCACACAAAACATCGGGGGGGCAAATGAAGGCAGCCTCAAAGTGAACCTAACATGGCTGACTGAAAAGAAGAACCCAGCGGATGAACGTTCCCATCCATTGACGGGCTCATCAGAAAGCTACGCTCTAAGGGACACTTCAGAAGACTCGGGAAACGTCCTTAGCCGTGTCGGTCTGGCCCCTGAGCTGTCTGGTCGGATCAACACGCAAGTGGTCCAACAGTTTTTTTCTCAGATGAGGGAATGCAATTACTTTCTTACTCAGTCGTCGCCGTCGACAAACATATTTTTGTTACGTAACATTTTGCACCACAGAAATGTGAGGGTTAACGAGAGCAGCACCGGACAAATTTAA